One genomic segment of Gymnogyps californianus isolate 813 chromosome 8, ASM1813914v2, whole genome shotgun sequence includes these proteins:
- the B3GALT2 gene encoding beta-1,3-galactosyltransferase 2 — translation MLQWRRRHCCFAKMTWNTKRSLFRTHLIGLISLVFLFAMFLFFNHHDWLPGRAGFKENPMAYTIRGFRSTKSDTNHSSLRNVWKDAVPQTLRPQTVTNSNNTDLSPQGVTGLENTLSANGSIYNEKGTGHPTSYHFKYIINEPQKCQEKTPFLILLIAAEPGQVEARQAIRQTWGNESLTPGIQIVRIFLLGLSIKTNGYLQHTILEESRQYHDIIQQEYLDTYYNLTIKTLMGMNWVASYCPHVPYVMKTDSDMFVNTEYLIHKLLKPELPPRHKYFTGYLMRGYAPNRNKDSKWYMPPDLYPSERYPVFCSGTGYVFSGDLAEKIFKVSLSIRRLHLEDVYVGICLAKLRIDPMPPPNEFVFNHWRVSYSSCKYSHLITSHQFQPSELIKYWNHLQQNKHNACANAAKEKAGRYRHRKLH, via the coding sequence ATGCTTCAGTGGAGAAGACGacactgctgctttgcaaagaTGACCTGGAATACCAAAAGGTCTCTGTTTCGCACCCATCTCATTGGCCTGATCtctcttgtgtttctttttgctatgtttctgttctttaatcATCACGACtggctgccaggcagggctggattCAAAGAAAATCCCATGGCTTACACTATACGAGGATTTAGATCTACAAAAAGCGATACAAACCACAGCTCTCTAAGGAACGTGTGGAAAGACGCCGTACCTCAGACGCTCAGGCCTCAAACAGTCACCAACTCCAACAACACGGATCTGTCACCGCAAGGAGTAACTGGCTTGGAAAATACCCTCAGTGCCAATGGAAGTATTTACAACGAGAAAGGTACTGGGCATCCGACTTCCTATCATTTCAAATACATCATCAACGAGCCTCAGAAGTGCCAGGAGAAGACCCCTTTTCTAATACTGCTCATAGCTGCAGAGCCAGGCCAGGTGGAAGCTAGACAAGCTATTCGACAAACCTGGGGTAACGAAAGCCTGACACCTGGCATCCAAATTGTTCGTATTTTTTTGCTGGGGTTAAGCATCAAGACAAATGGATACCTCCAGCATACCATACTAGAGGAAAGCAGACAGTACCATGACATCATTCAACAAGAATACTTAGACACCTACTATAATTTAACCATTAAAACTCTGATGGGAATGAACTGGGTTGCATCTTACTGTCCACATGTTCCATATGTTATGAAAACTGACAGTGATATGTTTGTCAATACTGAATATTTAATACACAAGCTTCTGAAACCAGAACTTCCTCCAAGGCACAAGTATTTTACAGGTTATTTAATGAGAGGTTATGCACCTAATAGGAACAAGGATAGTAAGTGGTATATGCCACCTGATTTGTATCCAAGTGAACGTTATCCTGTATTCTGCTCTGGAACTGGTTATGTTTTTTCTGGAGATTTAGcagaaaaaatctttaaagtcTCCTTAAGCATCAGACGTTTACATTTAGAGGATGTATATGTGGGGATCTGTCTTGCCAAGCTGCGAATTGACCCTATGCCTCCACCCAATGAGTTTGTCTTCAATCACTGGCGAGTTTCTTACTCCAGCTGTAAATATAGCCACCTAATTACCTCCCATCAGTTCCAACCTAGTGAACTGATCAAATACTGGAACCACTTACAACAAAATAAGCACAATGCCTGTGCCAATGCAGCgaaagaaaaagcaggcagGTATCGCCATCGTAAACTGCACTAG